A DNA window from Akkermansiaceae bacterium contains the following coding sequences:
- a CDS encoding YraN family protein, producing the protein MTSADGTGRSKAWMGAFGEKVAAAWLRADGSKILARNFRARGGGEVDIVARDGNLLLFVEVKTRREGSPIRPYDAVDATKRKLIERGANAWLTRLGRRDLPWRFDVMEVHLADGERPRVNRIRDAF; encoded by the coding sequence TTGACCTCCGCTGACGGCACCGGCCGGAGCAAGGCGTGGATGGGTGCGTTCGGCGAAAAGGTGGCGGCCGCATGGCTGCGCGCGGACGGGAGCAAGATCCTGGCGAGGAACTTCAGGGCGCGGGGCGGCGGGGAGGTGGACATCGTCGCGCGGGACGGGAACCTGCTGCTGTTCGTCGAGGTGAAGACCCGCCGCGAGGGTTCCCCCATCCGGCCCTATGATGCGGTGGACGCCACGAAGCGGAAACTGATCGAGCGGGGCGCGAATGCCTGGCTGACCCGCCTGGGCAGACGGGATCTGCCATGGAGGTTCGACGTCATGGAAGTCCATCTGGCCGACGGCGAACGTCCGCGGGTGAACCGGATCCGGGACGCATTCTGA
- a CDS encoding ribonuclease HII, whose protein sequence is MPDLSFENRHRKAGKLIVAGIDEAGRGPLAGPVTAAAVILPARFRCKGLDDSKKLNAPKRREFYKELTGDPRVTWSVGMAEVSEIDSLNILRATHLAMRRAVEGLTSVPDHCLIDGLPVRDFPFTHEGIIKGDSLSLSIAAASVIAKVTRDELMGSLHEEFPQYGFAQHQGYGTKNHLEALRIHGPCRHHRFSFQPVAQLPLPFDLR, encoded by the coding sequence GTGCCCGACCTTTCGTTCGAGAACAGACACCGGAAAGCCGGGAAGCTCATCGTCGCTGGCATCGATGAAGCGGGGCGCGGGCCTCTCGCCGGGCCGGTCACGGCGGCGGCTGTCATCCTGCCGGCACGTTTCCGCTGCAAGGGTCTGGATGATTCAAAGAAGCTCAACGCCCCGAAGCGCCGTGAGTTCTACAAGGAACTGACGGGGGATCCCCGCGTGACCTGGAGTGTCGGCATGGCGGAGGTTTCCGAGATCGACTCCCTCAACATCCTGCGCGCCACCCATCTGGCGATGCGGAGGGCGGTCGAGGGACTCACCTCCGTTCCGGACCACTGCCTCATCGACGGCCTGCCGGTGCGGGATTTTCCATTCACCCACGAAGGCATCATCAAAGGGGACAGCCTCTCCCTTTCCATCGCCGCGGCCAGCGTCATCGCCAAGGTCACCCGGGACGAATTGATGGGATCACTCCACGAAGAATTCCCCCAATACGGCTTTGCCCAACACCAGGGATATGGCACGAAGAACCACCTTGAAGCGCTCCGTATTCACGGCCCTTGCCGCCATCATCGTTTCTCGTTTCAGCCCGTCGCTCAACTGCCGCTGCCGTTTGACCTCCGCTGA